The Eurosta solidaginis isolate ZX-2024a chromosome 4, ASM4086904v1, whole genome shotgun sequence genome includes a window with the following:
- the LOC137250659 gene encoding uncharacterized protein, producing MFSFHKPRVYRSAEGCCICRAKSSSSRFTDSRKYEQDSMKCFDLKYPRHGEICNACVLLVKRFKRLPVGSNRHWGHVVDARAGPGTKSISKHKKSRDDTENIFQNLASNNTSNSRRTQSSKSLISEKFSKIFKKSKKNKVVTAHADSHTIDPAADRLRNSVAGSQTWSDQHLSMHDSMDTDYEDITDSSAINGGGGGGGTEVTRRSNSNSNTIVQFQTQTRASAYRTSHKSATLCAGGVTAASNNINASRRKHPLKTGTKRRKFMPPIRNRTTLKLLNDNAQFYDELEWEERKSCCGKIYVCSSLAGTILLDMDNFKVCTEHQRQSKQQQKEPSATQPRQQKTIIATLPTVVQITSPTTVFAASATCPPHLPATKAVVGVAAAAINSNPTPALKKHHLFFKRQSECFPQLDLCTNNSVNTTLNKTDSSSVAATNTPVIIKSNNSANNRSTIATINTQQHQTTPSSNNESTTINIAATIPLAINTTTSISAISSSISPTSNAAGTSAHNGMLLPRHSTAKVTTISPPLPTATTANLTSNNRLLHKIRTGKIYKHSLEKTGVMPGVNGSISPTAIERIKAGDLPEVKPLMRGVSKSYVLTKPTTNGIGGSAPNNNQHPTTTPYYAPGSSPTSTCSNSSVISTASSSSSVAPKFSDNSSDSGFDENLQDRKSASPLQEDTEKKLTTRATTGNVHTMFLASGVQIQGQHQNLMLTGNEIAAKLLQNRKQQMSMLAAAAAASANSSGSLQHHYQQQQTPNNLAASRIGTATPSLKISQVTPTTISTVPIVGNSGNSNLGSHINATTTASTAQSNRSIYNNNTIQHENGVTTIVPASSLAASSQTAAMNALAPSTVTITPAPTHHMTNGGTAANAAISLTKKLTTAGLGVNLITTGSNNQSNILHTVANNATHLINHNNNTALLQQHNQQQQQQHTQQHQHLHHHHHHNTTNQKIILLKTTGPTKYCNTLGNTNSPNNTSSIKMTNAAATAKGIHASTVNTGVGKN from the exons atgttttccttTCATAAGCCGAGAGTATACCGCTCGGCTGAAGGCTGTTGTATATGCCGTGCCAAATCGAGTAGTTCGCGGTTTACTGATTCACGCAAATATGAACAGGATTCAATGAAATGCTTCGATCTGAAATATCCGCGCCATGGAGAGATTTGTAATGCATGCGTATTATTGGTAAAACGTTTCAAACGTTTACCAGTCGGCAGTAATCGTCATTGGGGACAT GTCGTTGATGCACGGGCTGGTCCTGGTACAAAGTCTATTTCGAAGCACAAGAAAAGTCGCGACGATACTGAAAACATATTTCAGAATCTTGCAAGCAATAACACAAGCAATTCTCGACGCACACAAAGTTCCAAATCGCTTATATctgagaaattttcaaaaatatttaaaaaaagcaagaaaaacaaAGTCGTAACTGCACATGCTGATTCGCATACAATTGATCCAGCAGCAGACAGATTACGAAATTCTGTCGCTGGCTCCCAAACATGGTCTGATCAACATTTATCTATGCATGATTCGATGGATACCGATTATGAAGATATAACTGATAGCAGTGCAATAAAtggtggtggtggcggtggtGGCACAGAAGTCACCAGACGAAGTAACTCAAATAGTAACACAATTGTGCAATTTCAAACACAAACTCGCGCTTCCGCATATCGTACTTCACACAAAAGTGCGACACTGTGTGCGGGTGGTGTAACTGCTGCATCTAATAATATCAATGCTAGTCGAAGAAAGCATCCTTTGAAGACCGGTACTAAACGACGTAAATTTATGCCGCCAATTCGTAATCGTACCACACTAAAACTTCTGAATGATAATGCTCAATTCTATGATGAATTAGAATGGGAAGAGCGTAAATCATGTTGCGGTAAAATATATGTATGCTCTTCATTAGCTGGTACAATATTGCTTGATATGGATAATTTTAAGGTATGTACCGAGCATCAACGTCaatcgaaacaacaacaaaaagagccAAGTGCTACACAACCAAGACAACAAAAGACAATCATCGCTACATTACCAACTGTCGTACAAATAACATCGCCCACAACAGTTTTTGCTGCAAGTGCAACATGCCCACCACATTTACCAGCCACAAAAGCCGTTGTTGGTGTAGCAGCGGCAGCTATAAATTCGAATCCTACACCAGCATTGAAGAAACATCATTTATTTTTCAAAAGGCAATCAGAATGCTTTCCACAACTGGATCTCTGTACGAATAATAGCGTAAATACTACTTTAAATAAGACTGATTCTTCGTCTGTGGCAGCAACAAATACACCGGTGATAATTAAAAGTAACAACAGTGCTAACAATAGAAGTACAATAGCAACAATAAACACACAACAACATCAAACAACACCATCATCAAACAATGAATCAACAACAATCAATATTGCCGCAACAATACCGTTAGCGATCAATACAACAACAAGCATCTCCGCCATATCATCTTCTATATCTCCAACTAGTAATGCCGCGGGTACTTCTGCTCATAATGGTATGCTACTTCCACGACATTCTACAGCCAAAGTTACAACGATTTCACCACCTTTACCAACGGCAACAACGGCAAATCTAACAAGCAATAATAGGCTATTACATAAAATAAGGACAGGTAAAATATACAAGCATTCACTAGAGAAAACAGGTGTAATGCCAGGAGTTAACGGCTCCATTTCACCAACTGCTATTGAACGCATTAAGGCTGGAGATTTGCCAGAGGTAAAACCATTAATGCGTGGTGTATCAAAGTCATATGTGCTCACTAAACCCACTACGAATGGCATCGGCGGCAGCGCTCCTAACAATAATCAACACCCAACAACAACGCCATATTATGCGCCAGGTTCATCGCCAACATCGACGTGTTCTAACTCATCGGTGATATCTACTGCATCATCCTCTTCATCAGTAGCCCCGAAGTTTAGCGACAACTCATCAGATTCGGGTTTCGATGAAAATCTGCAAGATCGGAAATCGGCAAGTCCTTTG CAGGAGGATACAGAGAAAAAACTGACGACTCGTGCCACTACAGGCAATGTTCATACAATGTTTTTGGCAAGCGGCGTTCAAATACAAGGTCAACATCAGAATTTGATGCTAACAGGCAATGAAATCGCTGCTAAATTGTTACAAAACCGAAAACAACAAATGTCAATGTTAGCGGCGGCGGCAGCGGCAAGTGCAAACAGCAGTGGTTCTCTGCAACACCATTATCAGCAGCAACAAACGCcaaataat TTGGCGGCATCGCGTATTGGCACGGCAACACCATCTTTGAAAATTTCACAAGTTACGCCTACAACAATATCAACAGTTCCAATTGTTGGCAACTCTGGCAATAGTAATTTAGGATCTCATAtcaatgcaacaacaacagcatccaCTGCGCAATCAAATCGttcaatttataataataatactataCAGCATGAAAATGGTGTAACAACAATTGTACCGGCCTCCTCATTAGCTGCTTCTTCTCAAACGGCTGCTATGAATGCTCTCGCGCCGAGCACTGTTACCATAACGCCTGCGCCAACACATCATATGACCAACGGTGGGACAGCAGCAAATGCGGCGATAAGTCTCACAAAGAAATTGACAACAGCGGGTTTGGGTGTAAATTTAATAACAACGGGTAGCAATAATCAAAGCAATATACTACATACGGTCGCCAATAATGCAACCCATTTAATAAATCATAACAATAATACAGCTCTACTTCAGCAAcataatcaacaacaacaacagcagcatacacaacaacatcagcatctgcatcatcatcatcatcacaatACAACGAATCAAAAAATTATACTCTTAAAAACTACTGGTCCAACAAAATATTGTAATACTTTAGGAAATACGAATAGCCCCAACAACACTTCTAGTATTAAAATGACAAATGCCGCCGCAACAGCAAAAGGTATTCACGCATCAACAGTGAATACCGGTGTAGGTAAAAATTGA